A single region of the Desulfobacterales bacterium genome encodes:
- a CDS encoding Uma2 family endonuclease, whose product MNLVKNSKFYTQEEYFKIEEQEEFKSEYFEGEIFAMAGGTPNHNRIILNVAGSLNSEFKIKNKACESFASDVRVEIEQDKHYVYPDVFVICGDLEFAQNRRDTITNPILIVEVLSDSTKDYDRGSKFTSYRKIKTLKDYLLIDQKNIHIEYFFKQDSGIWGLKEYFSLTDTISLYSIQVDIVIKEIYNRVDI is encoded by the coding sequence ATGAACCTTGTAAAAAATTCAAAATTCTATACCCAAGAAGAATATTTTAAAATAGAAGAACAAGAGGAGTTTAAGAGTGAATATTTTGAAGGTGAAATATTTGCAATGGCAGGTGGAACTCCAAACCATAATCGAATAATTCTTAATGTCGCTGGTTCGTTAAATTCAGAATTTAAAATTAAAAATAAAGCCTGCGAATCATTTGCAAGCGATGTAAGAGTTGAGATTGAGCAAGATAAACATTATGTCTATCCTGATGTATTTGTTATTTGTGGAGATCTTGAGTTTGCACAAAATCGTAGAGACACTATCACTAACCCAATTTTAATTGTAGAAGTGTTATCTGATTCAACAAAAGATTATGATAGAGGTTCAAAGTTTACATCATACCGTAAGATAAAAACATTAAAAGATTATCTTTTAATAGATCAAAAAAATATTCATATCGAATATTTTTTTAAGCAAGATAGCGGGATATGGGGACTTAAAGAATATTTTAGTTTAACAGATACAATAAGCCTTTATTCCATCCAAGTAGATATAGTGATTAAAGAAATTTATAATCGTGTTGATATATAG
- a CDS encoding GDP-mannose 4,6-dehydratase, with translation MTFKGKKIIITGGLGFIGSNLAQTLVEAEAELILVDSLIPEYGGNLWNIENIKDKIQINISDVRDEHSMKYLVKGKDFLFNLAGQTSHIDSMNNPHTDLEINAHSQLYILEACRKYNKDIKIVFASTRQMYGVPQYLPVDEKHRLAPVAVNGINKMAGEYQIVPFPDDRKIIDIGDYYGDYRKIRSKLGWKPKISLDKGLELTIEFYKKYGQYYWGDE, from the coding sequence ATGACTTTTAAGGGTAAAAAAATAATAATTACAGGGGGACTCGGTTTTATAGGCTCAAACTTAGCGCAAACACTCGTCGAAGCCGAAGCCGAATTAATTCTTGTAGACAGTCTAATCCCTGAATATGGGGGAAACTTATGGAATATTGAAAACATTAAAGATAAAATTCAAATAAATATCTCTGATGTTCGGGATGAGCATTCAATGAAATATCTTGTCAAGGGAAAAGATTTTCTTTTTAATTTAGCCGGTCAGACAAGCCATATTGATTCAATGAATAATCCCCATACAGACCTTGAAATTAATGCACATTCCCAGCTTTATATATTAGAAGCCTGCAGAAAATATAACAAAGACATAAAAATCGTATTTGCAAGCACAAGGCAGATGTATGGAGTTCCTCAATATCTTCCAGTTGATGAAAAACATAGGCTTGCTCCAGTAGCTGTTAATGGAATAAATAAAATGGCTGGAGAATATCAGATTGTTCCCTTCCCTGACGATAGAAAAATTATAGATATAGGGGATTATTATGGTGATTATCGTAAAATACGCTCAAAATTAGGATGGAAACCTAAAATATCCCTTGATAAAGGCCTTGAATTAACAATAGAATTCTACAAAAAATACGGACAGTATTATTGGGGTGATGAATAA
- a CDS encoding PAS domain S-box protein translates to MKSSMSILTKIWLSLSILILGYLGSTVYGIFIGVQTEKRLNNVSKCLLPLVRQSQIGVLDFNEQIKQYENAVMLGEEIFIETARLKAISCQNSLTDIIKTGCLTQEKQLELIELIKNLKEFSKNAQSGYISIVRAFRETDAESLEEVSQLKEQASVLFDQTKFLKNQLNTISDEFVNSLNSELEDIVTSTRQQIYSNAVIFIWVVVIGLTLISLIISKSIVRPLKKTFMLENAVEQSIDGIMVHDLAGNIKFVNHAWAKMHGYEPYDLQTSNISCFYGDEDFKSLIVPFNDKVKTKGASAGEILHKTKGGEKFPTLMTANLLQDKKGNSINIVSIARDITDLKLKERELREAKENAETANQALHESMALLKKTQNHLVQSEKMVALGDLVAGVAHEINTPVGVSVTAASYLEEKTNEIKAAYESGELKRSNLEKYVSSAKEASAIILKNLDRAANLIRSFKQVAVDQSGEEQRPFNMKAYIDDLLLSLRPKFKRTKHRIEVECPDYIEMNSYPGAFSQILTNFLMNSLTHGFKDIEEGSISIKAFTENETFNLIYSDNGIGVAPENLKKIFDPFFTTKRGQGGTGLGLHIVYNLVTQKLGGTINCQSEQGKGISFNISLPMLKNIESE, encoded by the coding sequence ATGAAAAGTTCAATGAGTATTCTTACAAAAATATGGCTTAGTCTTAGTATTCTTATTTTAGGATATTTAGGGTCAACAGTATATGGAATATTTATAGGAGTTCAGACCGAAAAACGGCTTAATAATGTTTCTAAATGTCTTCTTCCCCTTGTTAGACAAAGTCAAATAGGGGTTTTAGATTTTAATGAACAGATAAAACAGTATGAAAATGCTGTTATGCTTGGGGAAGAAATTTTTATTGAAACTGCTCGTTTAAAAGCAATATCTTGTCAAAATTCTTTAACGGACATAATCAAAACAGGATGTTTAACTCAAGAAAAGCAACTCGAGCTTATAGAGCTAATAAAGAATTTAAAAGAATTTTCCAAAAATGCTCAAAGTGGCTATATTTCTATAGTTAGGGCTTTTAGGGAGACTGACGCGGAATCTTTAGAAGAAGTAAGTCAATTAAAAGAGCAGGCTTCTGTTCTTTTTGATCAGACAAAGTTTTTAAAAAATCAGCTTAATACTATATCAGATGAATTTGTAAACAGTCTTAATTCAGAATTAGAAGATATTGTTACTTCTACACGTCAACAAATATATTCAAATGCAGTAATATTTATATGGGTGGTCGTAATTGGTTTGACTTTAATATCCTTGATAATATCAAAATCAATCGTTCGCCCACTTAAAAAAACTTTTATGCTTGAAAATGCTGTTGAGCAATCAATAGACGGAATTATGGTTCATGATTTAGCTGGAAATATTAAATTCGTAAATCATGCTTGGGCTAAAATGCATGGTTATGAGCCTTATGATCTACAAACAAGTAATATTAGTTGTTTTTATGGAGATGAAGATTTTAAATCCCTTATTGTTCCTTTTAATGACAAAGTTAAAACAAAAGGAGCAAGTGCTGGAGAGATTTTACATAAAACAAAAGGTGGCGAGAAATTTCCAACTTTGATGACAGCTAATCTTCTTCAGGATAAAAAAGGAAACAGTATCAATATTGTAAGTATTGCTAGGGATATTACAGACCTTAAACTTAAGGAGCGAGAACTTCGTGAAGCAAAAGAAAATGCTGAGACAGCTAATCAGGCTCTTCATGAATCAATGGCTCTTTTAAAAAAGACCCAAAACCATCTTGTTCAGTCAGAAAAAATGGTAGCTTTAGGTGATCTTGTTGCAGGTGTTGCCCATGAAATAAATACTCCTGTTGGAGTTAGTGTTACTGCTGCATCATACCTTGAAGAAAAAACCAATGAAATTAAAGCTGCGTATGAGTCCGGAGAACTTAAAAGATCAAATTTAGAAAAATATGTTTCATCTGCAAAAGAAGCTTCTGCTATTATATTAAAAAATCTCGATAGAGCGGCAAATTTAATAAGGAGTTTTAAGCAAGTAGCTGTTGACCAATCAGGAGAAGAGCAAAGGCCATTTAACATGAAGGCTTATATTGATGATTTATTGTTAAGCCTTAGGCCTAAATTTAAAAGAACTAAGCATCGTATAGAAGTTGAATGTCCCGATTATATTGAAATGAATAGTTATCCTGGAGCTTTTTCTCAAATTTTGACTAACTTCTTGATGAATTCCCTTACACATGGATTTAAAGATATTGAAGAAGGTTCTATTTCAATAAAAGCATTTACAGAAAATGAAACATTTAATTTAATTTATTCAGATAACGGAATCGGAGTTGCACCTGAAAATTTAAAGAAAATTTTTGATCCGTTTTTTACTACAAAGAGGGGACAAGGAGGCACTGGTTTGGGGCTTCATATTGTTTATAATCTCGTTACTCAAAAGCTTGGAGGCACAATTAACTGTCAGAGTGAACAAGGTAAAGGAATTAGTTTTAATATATCGTTACCTATGCTTAAAAACATTGAAAGCGAATAA
- the tpx gene encoding thiol peroxidase: MNERQGLITMKGNPFTLIGNVPKIGELAPDFEVINNELQPVKLSSFKGKVCIISSVPSLDTPVCNMQTRRFNKEAVSLSSDTLILTISMDLPFAQVRWCGSSGVDKVITLSDYKNAEFGINYGILIKELRLLARAVYIVDKEGILRFEHLVKEIANEPGYDEILKAVNQLK; this comes from the coding sequence ATGAATGAAAGACAAGGTTTAATAACAATGAAAGGCAATCCCTTTACATTAATTGGAAATGTTCCGAAAATAGGAGAACTCGCTCCTGATTTTGAAGTTATTAATAATGAACTTCAACCTGTAAAATTGTCTTCTTTTAAAGGCAAGGTATGTATTATATCCTCAGTTCCATCCCTTGATACGCCTGTTTGTAATATGCAGACAAGAAGATTTAATAAAGAAGCCGTTTCTTTAAGTTCTGACACACTTATTTTAACGATAAGTATGGATTTGCCTTTTGCTCAAGTAAGGTGGTGTGGATCGTCTGGGGTTGATAAGGTAATTACTCTTTCAGATTATAAAAACGCAGAATTCGGGATTAATTATGGAATTTTAATAAAGGAATTAAGGCTGCTCGCAAGAGCTGTTTATATTGTAGATAAAGAAGGTATTTTACGGTTCGAACATCTTGTTAAAGAAATAGCAAATGAACCAGGTTATGATGAAATATTAAAGGCGGTAAATCAACTTAAATAG
- a CDS encoding 2-oxoacid:ferredoxin oxidoreductase subunit beta, translated as MLNIKDYDNSYENKWCPGCGNFGILNAMKDAFVKLGKYPHEILIVSGIGQAAKTPHFMNCNMFHSLHGRALPIATGAKIANHNLMIIVSSGDGDCYGEGGNHFIHAIRRNIDITVLVHNNKVYGLTKGQASPTADIGVKTKSQPNGVISEPFNPLHIAISLEAGFVARGFSGNKEHLSILIQEGIKHKGFSLIDILQPCVSFNKMNTFNWYKKRVYEIDETSHDMFDYQKAIKLAKEWKDKIPIGILYKNNRASYTEQISSIKDVPLILQKRRIEKEIFL; from the coding sequence ATGTTGAATATAAAAGATTATGACAATTCTTACGAAAATAAATGGTGTCCAGGGTGTGGTAATTTTGGAATATTAAATGCCATGAAGGATGCTTTTGTAAAACTCGGCAAGTATCCCCATGAAATTTTAATTGTTTCAGGGATTGGACAGGCCGCAAAAACTCCCCATTTTATGAATTGTAATATGTTTCATTCTCTTCATGGAAGAGCTCTTCCCATTGCGACAGGAGCAAAAATTGCTAATCATAACCTTATGATTATTGTAAGTTCAGGAGATGGTGATTGTTATGGAGAAGGTGGTAATCATTTTATCCACGCAATACGGAGAAATATTGATATAACAGTTCTTGTGCATAATAATAAAGTTTATGGCCTCACAAAAGGGCAAGCATCTCCTACGGCAGACATAGGAGTAAAAACTAAGTCACAGCCTAATGGCGTTATTTCTGAACCATTTAATCCTCTCCATATCGCAATATCGCTGGAAGCTGGATTTGTTGCTCGGGGATTTTCTGGAAATAAAGAGCATTTAAGCATTCTTATTCAAGAAGGTATAAAACATAAAGGATTCAGCCTTATCGATATTCTGCAGCCTTGTGTATCATTTAACAAGATGAATACTTTTAATTGGTATAAAAAGCGAGTATATGAAATTGACGAAACTTCCCATGATATGTTCGACTATCAAAAAGCTATAAAGCTTGCAAAAGAATGGAAGGATAAAATACCAATAGGAATACTTTATAAAAATAATAGAGCGTCGTATACAGAACAGATATCTTCCATAAAAGATGTTCCGCTCATATTGCAAAAACGTCGCATTGAAAAGGAAATTTTTTTATGA
- the acnA gene encoding aconitate hydratase AcnA: MDQKKFFRKINVNGVEYTIIDINKLEETGLANIKSLPFSIKILVENLLRKLNNFTVLEKDVLSVAGWKKNYDEAVEIPFHPSRVIMQDFTGVPAVVDLVAMRDAVKELSGDPKKINPLIPVDLIIDHSLQIDFFGTDDSLKKNLDNEYKRNFERYSLLKWAKENFTNFRVIPPNSGICHQINLEHLGKVVLSQKIDNQNFAFPDTVVGTDSHTPMINSIGVVGWGVGGIEAEAVMLGQPYYMSIPEVIGVRLHGNLKEGSTASDAVLTLTELLRKHKVVEKFVEYFGSGLKNLSIPDRSTISNMTPEYGATIGFFPVDEKTIQYLKDTGRDQEAALSEAYAKTIGLFYDGKNEPEYTKVIDFDLSIVEPSIAGPSRPQDRIALNSIKNKFNDMLVCNYKRSSSEAVKFEGESGNVGGESTCTLKTKEEYKININGIDTEISDGSVVIASITSCTNTSNPYGMIGAGIIAKNAVKKGLKVPAYVKTSIAPGSKVVHRYLENSGLFPYLESLGFHVAGLGCATCIGNGGALHPDIETTIKEKGLVVASAISGNRNFEARIHPLVKANYLMSPIYVVAFALAGRIDIDFVSDPIGLTPNGEPVFLKDILPDNDNVNSYIQSNVKKEFYETEYEKIFEGDKFWADIKTPQSDTYNWDKDSMYIKRPPYFENFNIKPECPDNIEGARTLLLLGDSVTTDHISPAGSIPEAYPAGQYLKKQGVLKADFSSYGARRGNHEVMMRGTFANIRIKNKLVAPLEGGYTLKFPDKQQSFIFDASIKYKDENLPLIVLGGKEYGTGSSRDWAAKGTKLLGIKAIIAESFERIHRSNLVGMGVLPLIFVENNTWQTLGLDGSELYYIEGIKDITPRKILTIKAVKEKDYSIDFKVMVRLDTEIEVKYFENGGILPFVLRNLLS, translated from the coding sequence ATGGATCAAAAAAAATTTTTCAGAAAAATTAATGTAAATGGTGTTGAATATACAATAATAGATATAAATAAACTTGAGGAAACAGGGTTGGCTAATATAAAAAGCCTTCCTTTTTCAATAAAAATTTTAGTTGAGAACCTTCTTAGGAAATTAAATAATTTTACCGTTTTAGAAAAGGATGTTTTATCCGTTGCAGGATGGAAAAAAAATTATGATGAGGCTGTAGAAATCCCATTTCATCCTTCAAGAGTAATAATGCAGGATTTTACAGGAGTTCCAGCTGTTGTTGATCTTGTAGCAATGCGGGATGCTGTAAAAGAACTTTCAGGAGATCCAAAAAAAATAAATCCCCTTATTCCAGTTGATCTTATAATTGATCATTCCTTACAAATAGATTTTTTCGGAACAGATGATTCCCTCAAAAAAAATTTAGATAATGAATATAAAAGAAATTTTGAAAGATATAGCCTTTTAAAATGGGCAAAAGAAAATTTTACAAATTTTAGGGTTATTCCTCCTAATTCTGGAATATGTCATCAAATAAACCTTGAACATTTGGGAAAAGTTGTTTTATCTCAAAAAATAGATAATCAAAATTTTGCTTTTCCAGATACTGTAGTCGGTACAGATTCACATACTCCAATGATTAATTCTATAGGCGTTGTGGGCTGGGGTGTGGGCGGTATTGAAGCTGAAGCAGTTATGCTTGGCCAGCCTTATTATATGTCTATTCCGGAAGTTATCGGAGTAAGGCTTCATGGAAATTTAAAGGAAGGTTCAACAGCTTCTGACGCTGTTTTAACCCTTACAGAGCTTTTAAGAAAACATAAAGTTGTTGAAAAATTCGTAGAATATTTTGGAAGTGGCTTAAAAAATTTATCAATTCCTGACAGATCTACAATTTCTAATATGACTCCTGAATATGGAGCTACGATAGGTTTTTTTCCTGTTGATGAAAAAACTATACAATATTTAAAAGATACAGGAAGAGATCAAGAAGCAGCACTATCTGAAGCATACGCAAAAACTATCGGATTATTTTATGATGGAAAAAATGAACCTGAATATACAAAGGTGATTGATTTTGACCTTTCGATTGTAGAGCCTTCAATTGCTGGTCCGTCAAGACCTCAAGACAGGATTGCTTTAAATTCCATTAAAAATAAATTTAACGATATGCTCGTATGTAATTATAAAAGAAGTTCTTCAGAAGCTGTAAAATTTGAAGGTGAGTCTGGAAATGTGGGGGGCGAGTCCACCTGCACTTTAAAGACAAAAGAAGAATATAAAATTAATATCAATGGAATTGATACAGAAATTTCAGACGGAAGCGTAGTAATAGCTTCAATAACGTCTTGTACAAATACATCAAATCCTTATGGAATGATAGGTGCAGGCATTATCGCAAAAAATGCTGTAAAAAAAGGATTAAAAGTTCCTGCTTACGTTAAAACTTCAATTGCTCCTGGTTCAAAAGTTGTTCATAGATATCTTGAAAATTCTGGACTTTTTCCGTATCTTGAGTCACTCGGTTTTCATGTTGCAGGCTTAGGATGCGCAACTTGTATCGGAAATGGAGGTGCTTTACATCCAGATATTGAAACAACAATAAAGGAAAAAGGGCTGGTAGTTGCCTCTGCAATATCTGGCAATAGAAATTTTGAAGCAAGAATACATCCTTTAGTTAAGGCTAATTATCTTATGTCTCCGATATATGTAGTTGCTTTTGCACTTGCCGGAAGAATTGATATTGATTTTGTTTCAGACCCAATAGGACTTACTCCTAACGGAGAACCCGTATTCCTTAAAGATATATTGCCTGATAATGATAATGTAAATTCATATATTCAAAGTAATGTAAAAAAAGAATTTTATGAAACTGAATATGAAAAAATATTTGAAGGCGATAAATTTTGGGCAGATATTAAAACCCCCCAATCAGATACGTATAATTGGGATAAAGATTCAATGTATATAAAACGCCCCCCTTATTTTGAAAATTTTAACATTAAACCAGAATGTCCAGACAATATTGAAGGCGCAAGAACGCTTCTTTTGCTTGGAGATTCTGTTACAACTGATCATATATCTCCAGCGGGTTCTATACCTGAAGCTTATCCAGCAGGGCAGTATTTAAAAAAACAAGGCGTTCTAAAGGCTGATTTTAGCTCCTATGGGGCAAGGCGAGGAAATCACGAAGTAATGATGAGGGGAACTTTTGCAAATATAAGAATAAAAAATAAGTTAGTGGCTCCCCTTGAAGGAGGTTATACTTTAAAATTTCCAGATAAACAGCAATCATTCATATTTGATGCGTCCATTAAATATAAGGATGAAAACTTGCCGTTGATAGTTTTAGGAGGAAAAGAATACGGGACAGGCTCGTCAAGGGATTGGGCAGCAAAGGGCACTAAGCTTTTAGGAATTAAAGCCATTATAGCTGAATCCTTCGAAAGAATACATAGAAGTAACCTCGTAGGTATGGGCGTTCTTCCTCTGATTTTTGTGGAGAATAATACATGGCAAACACTTGGACTTGATGGTTCGGAATTATATTATATTGAAGGCATCAAGGATATTACTCCAAGAAAAATTTTGACTATTAAGGCTGTAAAAGAAAAAGATTATAGTATAGATTTTAAAGTGATGGTAAGACTTGATACAGAGATAGAAGTGAAATACTTTGAAAACGGCGGAATATTGCCGTTTGTGCTAAGAAATTTGCTTTCATGA
- a CDS encoding 2-oxoacid:acceptor oxidoreductase subunit alpha: MNIDITVKIGGEAGQGIQSVGQILSFVCQKAGLYVFGINDYESRIRGGHSFFQLRISDKPINAPNNVVNLLVSLDKRTYEIHKNELSINAISVIDSEDLHFNDGILSLPIMKEAIKAGGSQTANIVAAGACLSLLKTPFEFLEEAVHEIFGRKKEMLESNIAAAKIGFQMASSVQFNYAFKWDKNSSKGIIMEGSKAIALGALASDCRFAAFYPMSPATGIMTHLSSFASAYKIPLVVEQAEDELSAINMIIGASFAGVRSMTSTSGGGFCLMTEGLGLAAITETPIVIVNAQRPGPATGLPTRTAQADLLFVIRASQDEFPRFVFAPGTPKEAFDTIIKAFHLSEKYQVPSIVLSDHHFNSSMFLVEEPLNVPPTIERFLAKDEDLENINEYKRFLLTPDGVSKRALPCMGKALVVVSGNEHSEDGHVSEAAQNRINMVNKRNAKLVSMQKEISSPESYYGDSEILIIGWGATKPAIQESINILRKNGINVGSLHFKDLWPFPLEFSEKILKNSKKFFVAEENSTAQLGQLIKEQTGLSYSGAILKYDGRPFFPIEIVNKLTDFLKV, translated from the coding sequence ATGAATATTGATATTACTGTAAAAATAGGAGGCGAAGCAGGGCAGGGGATTCAAAGCGTTGGACAAATCCTTTCCTTTGTGTGCCAAAAAGCGGGTTTATATGTTTTTGGAATTAATGATTACGAATCAAGGATTAGAGGAGGCCATAGTTTTTTTCAGCTAAGAATTAGTGATAAGCCGATTAATGCTCCTAATAATGTAGTAAATCTTCTTGTTTCTCTTGATAAAAGAACTTATGAAATTCATAAAAATGAACTATCAATCAACGCAATTTCAGTTATAGATAGTGAAGACTTACATTTTAATGATGGAATATTATCTTTGCCTATTATGAAAGAGGCTATAAAGGCCGGAGGTTCTCAAACAGCGAACATAGTTGCAGCAGGAGCTTGTCTTTCATTATTAAAAACTCCGTTTGAATTTTTAGAAGAGGCTGTTCATGAAATTTTTGGGCGAAAAAAAGAAATGCTCGAAAGCAATATTGCTGCTGCCAAAATTGGTTTTCAAATGGCATCGTCCGTTCAATTTAATTATGCTTTTAAATGGGATAAAAATTCTTCAAAGGGAATAATTATGGAAGGTTCAAAAGCAATAGCACTTGGAGCTTTAGCTTCTGACTGCCGTTTTGCAGCCTTTTACCCCATGTCTCCTGCAACTGGGATTATGACCCATTTATCATCTTTTGCGTCAGCTTATAAAATTCCTTTAGTGGTTGAACAAGCAGAAGATGAGCTTTCTGCAATTAATATGATAATTGGAGCATCTTTTGCTGGTGTAAGATCTATGACTTCTACGTCAGGAGGTGGTTTTTGTCTTATGACGGAAGGTTTAGGTCTTGCTGCAATTACTGAGACACCTATTGTTATTGTAAATGCCCAAAGGCCAGGCCCTGCGACGGGCTTGCCAACACGAACAGCTCAAGCTGATCTTCTTTTTGTTATTAGAGCTTCTCAAGACGAATTTCCAAGATTTGTTTTTGCTCCAGGAACTCCAAAAGAGGCATTTGATACAATTATCAAAGCTTTTCACCTTTCAGAAAAATATCAGGTCCCTTCAATTGTTTTGTCAGATCATCATTTTAATTCGTCGATGTTCTTAGTAGAAGAACCTTTAAATGTGCCTCCCACAATTGAACGTTTTTTAGCTAAAGATGAAGATTTAGAAAATATAAATGAATATAAACGATTTTTGTTAACTCCAGATGGAGTATCAAAAAGGGCATTGCCATGTATGGGAAAGGCTTTAGTTGTGGTGTCTGGAAATGAACACAGTGAAGATGGTCATGTCAGCGAAGCTGCACAAAATAGAATTAATATGGTTAATAAACGCAATGCAAAATTGGTATCCATGCAAAAGGAGATAAGCTCCCCAGAATCATATTATGGTGATTCTGAGATTTTAATTATAGGGTGGGGGGCAACAAAACCGGCAATTCAAGAAAGCATTAATATTTTAAGAAAAAATGGCATAAATGTTGGGTCCCTTCATTTTAAGGACTTATGGCCTTTTCCTTTAGAGTTTTCGGAAAAAATTTTAAAAAATTCTAAAAAATTTTTTGTAGCAGAAGAAAATTCAACAGCGCAATTAGGTCAATTAATAAAAGAACAGACAGGACTTTCATATTCAGGTGCAATATTAAAGTATGATGGAAGGCCATTTTTCCCAATTGAAATAGTAAATAAGTTAACTGATTTTCTTAAGGTGTAA
- a CDS encoding glutaredoxin family protein — MKKVMIYTLSTCSHCKSTKKFLGDCNVKFDFIDVDVLIGDERKRVIEEVKNINPRCSFPTIVIDDKIIVGYKEDEIKQALGL; from the coding sequence ATGAAAAAAGTAATGATTTACACCCTAAGTACATGCAGTCATTGCAAATCTACAAAAAAATTTTTAGGCGATTGCAATGTAAAATTTGATTTTATTGATGTAGATGTTCTTATTGGTGATGAACGTAAAAGGGTTATCGAAGAAGTGAAAAATATCAATCCAAGATGCTCTTTTCCAACTATAGTTATAGATGATAAAATTATTGTAGGTTACAAAGAAGACGAAATAAAACAAGCTTTAGGACTTTAA
- a CDS encoding ferritin family protein produces MNFESVHELIKFAIEEENEAALFYEKLSQIEPNKGTKNMFSEFANEERKHASMLEGFKQNQQKINEYSLKWVPDMKRTDYMVEVNYEPNMTYRDILRLAIAREDKSLNLYNELLIKTDDDNTIKMFKILCQEEAEHKLKLETLYDDYMKEHGD; encoded by the coding sequence ATGAATTTTGAATCTGTTCATGAATTAATTAAATTTGCAATAGAAGAAGAAAATGAAGCCGCTTTATTTTACGAAAAACTAAGCCAGATTGAACCGAACAAAGGGACAAAAAATATGTTTAGCGAATTCGCCAATGAAGAGCGCAAACATGCATCTATGCTTGAGGGCTTTAAACAAAATCAACAAAAAATAAATGAATACTCCTTAAAATGGGTTCCAGACATGAAAAGAACCGATTATATGGTAGAAGTCAACTATGAGCCCAATATGACGTATCGTGATATTTTACGACTCGCAATCGCAAGAGAAGATAAATCTTTAAATTTATATAATGAGCTTTTAATAAAAACTGATGATGATAATACCATTAAAATGTTCAAAATATTGTGCCAGGAAGAGGCTGAGCATAAACTTAAGCTGGAAACCTTATACGATGATTATATGAAAGAGCATGGAGATTAA